In a single window of the Hoyosella subflava DQS3-9A1 genome:
- a CDS encoding PrsW family intramembrane metalloprotease, which translates to MQSSQHVPWSVEHNRRALVPIAVIVIMAVVAVGLVAVFSLSTGIAIGLVATLLAFAPVIPIAMLFLWIDRWEPEPGRLLLAAFLWGASIAVVTALIGSLVLNITWSRLLATENTHALGLAVTAPVVEEICKGLFLLWLFWFRRREIDGVVDGIVYAGLVGLGFAFMENIFYLGAALEEGGLAGGLFVFVLRCLISPFAHPLFTIMFGVGLGLAVQSSRPLVKALAPACGLALAIAMHGLWNGSILVLDGAGFLIVYALIMVPVFIGAIVIVTWQRKRLQRVVAQQLPRMVSTGLIHPGEVAPLACLTSRGRWRAAVQQRQGADAAKGVKDYHAVITELAILYDRQSRGAIGDDYAKLERELVAGLYDARARAHSHPAALTVASQAVGQQNPYLRA; encoded by the coding sequence ATGCAGAGTTCGCAGCACGTGCCGTGGTCGGTGGAGCACAACCGCAGAGCGCTGGTGCCCATCGCTGTCATCGTCATCATGGCGGTGGTCGCGGTCGGCCTTGTCGCAGTGTTTTCGCTGAGCACCGGGATCGCTATTGGACTTGTTGCGACGCTCCTCGCGTTTGCACCGGTGATTCCCATCGCGATGCTGTTCTTGTGGATCGACCGCTGGGAGCCAGAGCCCGGAAGGCTGCTGCTCGCCGCGTTCCTCTGGGGCGCGAGCATCGCGGTCGTCACCGCCTTAATCGGCAGTCTCGTCCTGAACATCACGTGGTCGCGGCTACTCGCCACGGAGAACACGCATGCGCTGGGGCTGGCTGTGACGGCACCGGTGGTGGAGGAAATCTGCAAAGGCCTGTTCCTGCTGTGGCTGTTCTGGTTCCGGAGGCGTGAGATAGACGGCGTAGTGGACGGGATTGTGTACGCCGGACTGGTGGGTCTGGGTTTTGCCTTCATGGAGAACATTTTCTATCTCGGCGCGGCACTCGAAGAAGGTGGCCTCGCCGGTGGGCTCTTCGTGTTCGTTCTGCGGTGCCTGATCAGCCCGTTTGCCCATCCGCTGTTCACGATCATGTTCGGCGTGGGACTGGGGCTCGCGGTGCAAAGCTCCAGGCCGCTGGTCAAAGCCCTCGCGCCGGCATGCGGCCTGGCGCTCGCGATAGCGATGCACGGCTTGTGGAACGGGTCCATCCTGGTGCTCGACGGTGCCGGATTCCTCATCGTGTACGCCCTCATCATGGTGCCCGTGTTTATCGGCGCGATCGTGATCGTGACCTGGCAGCGGAAGCGTCTGCAGCGCGTTGTTGCGCAACAACTGCCACGCATGGTGTCCACTGGGCTCATCCATCCCGGGGAAGTGGCTCCACTTGCCTGCCTGACCAGCCGGGGCCGCTGGCGCGCTGCGGTCCAGCAGCGTCAGGGCGCGGACGCTGCGAAAGGCGTGAAGGACTATCACGCCGTCATCACCGAACTGGCGATCCTCTACGACCGTCAGTCCCGCGGGGCGATCGGCGACGACTACGCCAAACTCGAACGAGAACTCGTCGCCGGTCTGTATGACGCCCGTGCTCGCGCGCACAGCCACCCAGCCGCGCTTACGGTCGCATCACAGGCTGTCGGGCAGCAGAACCCGTATTTGCGGGCTTGA
- a CDS encoding PH domain-containing protein, with product MLYTKRIYKRSGFLTKSGRSIPLIRVNDVSFKASLWERIMRYGTLTIQSASEQGKMTLRHVPDPEGLKARIYRAVYDEQRRRDDDRRA from the coding sequence GTGCTCTATACGAAACGCATCTACAAGCGCAGCGGATTTCTCACCAAATCTGGCCGCAGCATTCCGCTAATTCGCGTGAACGACGTATCGTTCAAAGCGTCGTTGTGGGAGCGCATCATGCGGTACGGCACGCTGACCATTCAGTCGGCTTCCGAACAGGGCAAGATGACGTTGCGGCACGTTCCGGACCCGGAAGGGCTCAAGGCACGCATCTACCGGGCTGTCTACGATGAACAACGCCGTCGCGACGACGACCGCCGGGCTTAG